One segment of Pseudomonas asgharzadehiana DNA contains the following:
- the ppnN gene encoding nucleotide 5'-monophosphate nucleosidase PpnN, whose amino-acid sequence MPQRQVINASVSPKGSLETLSQREVQQLSEAGTGSIYTLFRQCALAILNTGAHIDNAKTILDAYKDFEVRIHQQDRGVRLELLNAPADAFVDGEMIASTREMLFSALRDIVYTENELDSQRIDLSNSQGITDYVFHLLRNARTLRPGVEPKIVVCWGGHSINTEEYKYTKKVGHELGLRSLDVCTGCGPGVMKGPMKGATISHAKQRITSGRYLGLTEPGIIAAEAPNPIVNELVILPDIEKRLEAFVRVGHGIIIFPGGAGTAEEFLYLLGILMHPDNRDVPFPVVLTGPKQAAPYLQQLHAFVGATLGEAAQAHYQIIIDDPAEVARQMTAGLKAVKQFRRERNDAFHFNWLLKIDEGFQRPFDPTHENMAGLQLNHALPPHELAANLRRAFSGIVAGNVKDKGIRLIEQNGPYEIHGDPAIMQPLDELLQAFVAQHRMKLPGGAAYVPCYRVVQ is encoded by the coding sequence ATGCCCCAACGTCAAGTCATCAACGCCTCCGTCAGCCCCAAGGGCAGCCTCGAAACCCTTTCCCAACGCGAAGTCCAGCAACTGAGCGAAGCCGGTACCGGCAGCATCTACACCCTGTTCCGCCAGTGCGCCCTGGCAATCCTCAACACCGGCGCGCATATCGATAACGCCAAGACCATCCTCGACGCCTACAAAGACTTTGAAGTGCGCATCCACCAGCAGGACCGTGGCGTGCGCCTGGAGCTGCTGAATGCTCCGGCCGACGCTTTTGTCGACGGCGAAATGATCGCCAGCACCCGTGAGATGTTGTTCAGCGCCCTGCGCGATATCGTCTACACCGAGAACGAACTGGACAGCCAGCGCATCGACCTGAGCAACTCCCAGGGCATCACCGACTATGTGTTTCACCTGCTGCGCAACGCCCGTACGTTGCGCCCGGGTGTCGAGCCGAAGATCGTGGTGTGCTGGGGCGGGCATTCGATCAATACCGAAGAATACAAATACACCAAGAAGGTCGGCCACGAACTGGGCCTGCGCAGTCTCGATGTGTGCACCGGTTGCGGCCCTGGCGTAATGAAAGGCCCGATGAAGGGCGCGACCATTTCCCACGCCAAACAACGTATTACCAGCGGGCGCTACCTGGGCCTGACCGAGCCGGGCATCATCGCCGCCGAAGCCCCGAACCCCATCGTCAATGAACTGGTGATCCTGCCCGACATCGAGAAGCGCCTGGAAGCCTTCGTGCGGGTCGGCCACGGCATCATCATCTTCCCGGGCGGCGCCGGTACGGCGGAAGAGTTCCTGTACCTGCTGGGCATCCTGATGCACCCGGACAACCGCGACGTACCGTTCCCGGTCGTCCTCACCGGGCCGAAACAGGCCGCGCCGTACCTGCAACAATTGCATGCGTTCGTCGGCGCCACCCTCGGTGAAGCGGCGCAGGCGCACTACCAGATCATCATCGACGACCCGGCCGAAGTGGCGCGCCAGATGACCGCAGGTCTCAAGGCGGTGAAACAGTTCCGCCGCGAGCGCAACGACGCCTTCCACTTCAACTGGCTGCTGAAGATCGATGAAGGCTTCCAGCGCCCGTTCGACCCCACCCACGAAAACATGGCCGGCCTGCAACTCAACCATGCATTGCCGCCCCATGAGCTGGCGGCCAACCTGCGCCGGGCGTTCTCGGGGATCGTGGCGGGGAACGTGAAAGACAAGGGTATCCGCCTGATCGAACAGAACGGTCCTTACGAGATCCACGGCGACCCGGCCATCATGCAGCCGCTGGACGAACTGCTTCAGGCATTCGTCGCCCAGCACCGCATGAAGTTGCCGGGCGGCGCGGCGTATGTACCGTGCTACCGCGTGGTGCAGTGA
- a CDS encoding YXWGXW repeat-containing protein: MLLRYAALAAVVVAASGCVQERVVHERRPVQREYVEVVAPQPPPVQVIEVEPPVREGYLWSRGYWRWEGGRYVAVHGHWEPVREGYRYVHPHWVQRSDGYHWQVGGWVR, translated from the coding sequence ATGTTGTTACGTTATGCGGCATTGGCGGCGGTCGTCGTCGCGGCATCCGGGTGTGTGCAAGAGCGCGTTGTGCATGAGCGTCGGCCGGTGCAACGTGAATATGTCGAGGTGGTGGCGCCGCAACCGCCGCCGGTGCAGGTGATTGAGGTCGAGCCACCGGTACGTGAAGGCTACTTGTGGTCACGCGGCTATTGGCGCTGGGAAGGCGGGCGCTATGTGGCGGTGCACGGCCATTGGGAGCCGGTGCGCGAAGGCTATCGCTATGTGCATCCGCACTGGGTGCAACGCAGCGATGGGTATCACTGGCAGGTAGGGGGCTGGGTTCGCTGA
- a CDS encoding NADPH-dependent F420 reductase: protein MKIGVIGAGFIGRAVAQLALAAGHEVMLSNSRGPHTMSSVVSGILGVQVGSAEDAARFGDIALVAIPLEHYRSVPAQWLEGKTVMDANNYYPDRDEHIPVLDRFETTTSRLLADHLPHSHVVKVFNAIFAPELTQDARPHGAPDRRALPVAADDAAAKAHVIQLLDELGFDAVDAGGLDDSWRFERAKPAYCVPLDQAGLKAALAAAERTVELPPVERSRP, encoded by the coding sequence ATGAAGATTGGCGTTATTGGAGCAGGCTTTATCGGGCGCGCCGTGGCTCAACTGGCACTGGCGGCCGGGCATGAGGTGATGTTGAGCAACTCGCGCGGCCCCCACACCATGAGCAGCGTGGTAAGCGGGATACTCGGCGTGCAAGTGGGCAGCGCCGAAGACGCCGCTCGATTCGGCGATATCGCCCTCGTGGCGATTCCCCTGGAGCATTACCGCAGCGTCCCGGCTCAATGGCTGGAAGGCAAAACAGTGATGGACGCCAATAATTACTACCCTGACCGCGACGAGCATATCCCGGTGCTGGATCGCTTTGAAACCACCACCAGCCGACTGCTGGCTGACCACCTTCCCCACTCGCACGTAGTGAAGGTATTCAATGCGATCTTCGCGCCCGAGCTGACACAGGATGCCCGCCCCCACGGCGCGCCCGACCGCCGTGCCCTGCCGGTGGCCGCGGACGACGCCGCCGCGAAGGCACACGTGATCCAGTTGCTCGACGAACTCGGTTTTGATGCCGTGGATGCGGGTGGGCTGGATGACAGCTGGCGGTTTGAGCGGGCCAAGCCTGCGTATTGCGTGCCGCTGGACCAAGCCGGCTTGAAGGCGGCGCTGGCGGCGGCTGAACGCACGGTTGAACTGCCTCCCGTCGAGCGCTCGCGCCCCTAA
- the dusA gene encoding tRNA dihydrouridine(20/20a) synthase DusA translates to MPLQTAPLSRRFSVAPMMDWTDRHCRFFLRLLSKHALLYTEMVTTGAILHGDHDRFLRHNEAEHPLALQLGGSVPADLAACARMAEAAGYDEVNLNVGCPSDRVQNNMIGAILMAHPALVADCVKAMRDAVSIPVTVKHRIGINGRDSYAELCDFVGQVKDAGCTSFTVHARIAILEGLSPKENRDIPPLRYDVAAQLKRDFPELEIVLNGGIKTLEQCQEHLQTFDGVMLGREAYHNPYLLAEVDQRLFGSEAPVVGRAQVLAQLRPYIAEHLASGGVMHHITRHVLGLGTGFPGARRFRQLLSVDIHKAADPLALLDQAGALLEGR, encoded by the coding sequence ATGCCCCTACAAACCGCTCCCCTCTCCCGCCGCTTCTCCGTTGCACCCATGATGGATTGGACCGACCGCCACTGCCGGTTCTTCCTGCGCCTGCTCTCCAAACACGCCTTGCTCTACACCGAGATGGTCACCACCGGCGCGATTCTCCATGGCGACCATGACCGCTTCCTGCGCCACAACGAAGCCGAGCATCCTCTGGCGCTCCAGTTGGGCGGCAGTGTGCCCGCCGACCTGGCCGCGTGTGCGCGCATGGCTGAAGCCGCCGGCTATGACGAAGTGAACCTGAACGTCGGCTGCCCCAGCGATCGGGTGCAGAACAATATGATCGGCGCGATCCTGATGGCGCATCCTGCGTTAGTGGCCGATTGCGTGAAGGCGATGCGCGATGCGGTGTCGATTCCGGTGACGGTGAAGCATCGCATCGGCATCAATGGCCGGGACAGTTATGCCGAGCTGTGTGATTTCGTCGGGCAGGTGAAGGACGCCGGTTGCACGAGTTTCACCGTGCATGCGCGGATTGCGATTCTGGAGGGGCTGTCGCCCAAGGAGAATCGCGACATTCCGCCGTTGCGCTATGACGTGGCGGCGCAGTTGAAGCGGGATTTTCCTGAGTTAGAGATTGTGCTTAACGGCGGGATCAAGACGCTGGAACAGTGCCAGGAGCATTTGCAGACGTTTGATGGCGTGATGCTGGGGCGCGAGGCTTATCACAACCCGTATCTGCTGGCGGAGGTGGATCAGCGGTTGTTCGGGAGTGAGGCGCCGGTGGTGGGTCGGGCGCAGGTACTGGCGCAGTTGCGGCCTTATATTGCTGAGCATCTGGCGAGTGGTGGCGTGATGCATCACATCACTCGGCATGTCCTGGGGCTGGGCACCGGTTTCCCAGGGGCGCGCAGGTTCAGGCAGTTGTTGTCGGTTGATATTCATAAGGCGGCGGATCCGTTGGCATTGCTGGATCAGGCTGGGGCTTTGCTGGAAGGGCGTTAA
- a CDS encoding LysR family transcriptional regulator: MMDRLSSMNAFVTAAELGSYARAAERLGMSPQMVAKHVAALELRLGARLLNRTTRRQSLTELGSAYYERCKHILTEAEAAESLAQIMNDTPRGKLKITAPVTFGSHSLMPLITGFLRDHPDVEIDLHLTDRFVDLVEEGYEAAFRIGPLATTGLTARPLAPYRLVVCAAPAYLAARGTPAVPADLEHHECLGYAFWSRPADREWVFFQGATAHRVQVASRLQINESRALMSAALDGFGIVLGPEDFLRGALARGELVRVLPDFDAPSRSMHLVYTANRQRTAKLRRFVEAVVQRFGPA; encoded by the coding sequence ATGATGGATCGCCTATCAAGTATGAATGCGTTCGTGACGGCGGCTGAGCTGGGCTCCTACGCGCGTGCCGCTGAGCGCCTGGGCATGTCGCCGCAGATGGTGGCCAAACATGTCGCCGCGCTGGAATTGCGCCTGGGTGCACGGTTGCTCAACCGCACCACGCGCCGGCAAAGCCTGACGGAGTTGGGGAGCGCGTACTACGAACGCTGCAAACACATCCTCACAGAGGCCGAGGCCGCCGAGTCCCTGGCGCAGATCATGAACGACACCCCGCGCGGCAAGTTGAAAATCACCGCGCCGGTCACGTTTGGCTCCCACAGCTTGATGCCGCTGATTACCGGGTTCCTGCGTGACCACCCGGATGTGGAAATCGACCTGCACCTGACGGATCGGTTTGTCGACCTGGTGGAGGAGGGGTACGAAGCGGCCTTTCGTATCGGGCCCCTGGCAACCACCGGCCTCACGGCCAGGCCGCTGGCGCCTTATCGCCTGGTGGTCTGCGCGGCGCCGGCCTACCTGGCGGCCCGCGGTACACCGGCGGTGCCGGCAGACCTTGAGCATCACGAATGCCTGGGATATGCCTTCTGGTCGCGCCCGGCCGATCGCGAGTGGGTGTTTTTCCAGGGGGCGACCGCGCACAGGGTGCAGGTTGCCAGCCGTTTGCAGATCAATGAAAGCCGGGCCCTGATGTCGGCCGCGCTGGATGGTTTCGGCATTGTCCTTGGCCCGGAGGATTTTCTGCGCGGGGCCTTGGCCAGGGGCGAGTTGGTGCGGGTACTGCCGGACTTTGACGCGCCGAGCCGGTCGATGCATTTGGTCTACACCGCCAACCGGCAGCGTACGGCCAAGCTGCGGCGATTTGTCGAGGCAGTGGTTCAGCGCTTCGGTCCCGCGTGA
- the mqo gene encoding malate dehydrogenase (quinone), producing MFKKVNTALLGLALSMGISTVHAQEAKKVDVLLIGGGIMSATLGVWLNELEPDWSMEMVERLDGVAEESSNGWNNAGTGHSALAELNYTPEDKNGNVEIPKAVEINEAFQISRQFWSWQVQQGVLKNPRSFINSTPHMSFVWGDDNIKFLKKRYEALQASPLFAGMQYSEDPAQIAKWVPLMMEGRDPNQKIAATWSPLGTDMNFGEITRQFVAHLQTTPKFDLKLSSEVQDITKNDDGSWRVSYKNLKDGTKTETDAKFVFIGAGGGALHLLQKSGIPEAKEYAGFPVGGSFLVTDNPTVAEQHLAKAYGKASVGSPPMSVPHLDTRVLDGKRVILFGPFATFSTKFLKEGSYLDLLTSTTTHNIWPMTKVGIREYPLVEYLAGQLMLSDDDRFKALQEYFPNAKKEDWRLWQAGQRVQIIKRDEEQGGVLKLGTEVVSSADNTIAGLLGASPGASTAAPIMLTVLQKVFKDKVATPEWQAKLHQIVPSYGTKLNDSPEAVAKEWAYTAGVLQLPTPPVIPARTAPAATEAAKPAAQPSKPASDLAL from the coding sequence ATGTTTAAAAAAGTAAACACTGCCTTGCTGGGGCTGGCGTTGTCGATGGGGATCTCGACCGTCCACGCGCAAGAGGCAAAGAAAGTCGATGTGCTGCTGATCGGCGGCGGCATCATGAGTGCGACCCTGGGTGTCTGGCTCAACGAGCTGGAACCGGACTGGTCGATGGAAATGGTCGAACGCCTCGATGGCGTGGCCGAAGAAAGCTCCAACGGCTGGAACAACGCCGGTACCGGTCACTCGGCCCTGGCTGAGTTGAACTACACCCCGGAAGACAAGAACGGCAACGTTGAGATCCCCAAAGCGGTCGAGATCAACGAAGCGTTCCAGATCTCCCGTCAGTTCTGGTCCTGGCAGGTCCAGCAGGGCGTGCTGAAGAACCCGCGCTCGTTCATCAACTCCACACCGCACATGAGCTTTGTGTGGGGCGATGACAACATCAAGTTCCTCAAGAAGCGTTACGAAGCGCTGCAGGCCAGCCCGCTGTTCGCCGGCATGCAGTACTCCGAAGACCCGGCGCAGATCGCCAAGTGGGTGCCGCTGATGATGGAAGGGCGTGACCCGAACCAGAAAATCGCGGCCACCTGGAGCCCGCTGGGTACCGACATGAACTTCGGCGAGATCACCCGCCAGTTCGTTGCCCACCTGCAGACCACGCCCAAGTTCGACCTGAAACTGTCGAGCGAAGTGCAGGACATCACCAAGAACGATGACGGTTCGTGGCGTGTCAGCTACAAAAACCTGAAAGACGGCACCAAGACTGAAACCGACGCCAAGTTCGTGTTCATCGGCGCCGGCGGCGGTGCCCTGCACCTGCTGCAAAAGTCGGGCATTCCTGAAGCCAAGGAATACGCCGGCTTCCCGGTGGGTGGTTCGTTCCTGGTGACCGATAACCCAACCGTGGCCGAGCAACACCTGGCCAAGGCCTACGGTAAAGCTTCGGTCGGTTCGCCGCCGATGTCGGTTCCGCACCTGGACACCCGCGTGCTGGATGGCAAGCGCGTGATCCTGTTTGGCCCATTCGCAACCTTCTCCACCAAGTTCCTCAAAGAAGGCTCGTACCTGGACCTGCTGACCAGCACCACCACCCACAACATCTGGCCAATGACCAAAGTCGGTATTCGTGAATACCCACTGGTCGAGTACCTTGCCGGCCAACTGATGCTGTCGGACGACGACCGCTTCAAGGCGCTGCAAGAGTACTTCCCGAATGCCAAGAAAGAAGACTGGCGCCTGTGGCAAGCCGGTCAGCGCGTGCAGATCATCAAGCGTGACGAAGAGCAGGGCGGCGTCCTGAAACTCGGTACCGAAGTGGTCAGCTCCGCCGACAACACCATCGCGGGCCTGTTGGGTGCATCGCCAGGCGCGTCGACCGCGGCTCCGATCATGCTGACCGTGCTGCAGAAGGTGTTCAAGGACAAGGTCGCGACCCCTGAGTGGCAGGCAAAACTGCACCAGATCGTACCGAGCTACGGCACCAAGCTGAACGACAGCCCTGAAGCGGTTGCCAAGGAATGGGCCTACACCGCTGGCGTTCTGCAACTGCCAACGCCGCCTGTGATTCCGGCCAGGACCGCTCCGGCGGCGACCGAGGCGGCCAAGCCTGCGGCCCAGCCGAGCAAGCCGGCGTCTGATCTGGCGCTGTAA
- a CDS encoding AAA family ATPase, whose translation MDNVTIKSIELEGIHQRYDLNINFFDSLNVLHGQNGTGKSTLVHILANLANCDFLRFIYLDFKSIIVGYSSGLRLGIFKSEGENTYRIRNLNSLFDPGFIFFTEEALKSLAMTEEDKAPSREYVSELTARLGVFVEKNGIPRIKTSYFPAFRTMLEAWSSQFEEDFRRFGRTSSYSIPTQKVTAFARNLFGKFLPVINYPSPLSIEHNLREEIRDAHLKIARYESSVFSESFVKVFSAILSDEEGTAQEAERLLEEISELTTETALNKLANLEGPSHTYGQLQNLVGKSRESKELASSATGALKVYRDALKERRDFQASIFAKIDKYFDAVNAFLEQKELHYVPDSSRRVPKVGLKFKDGAWSSIRVMSSGERQLLTMLYAVTKMSSDSLVLIDEPELSLHIDWQEELLSKMMGQLGGRQIIVCTHSPSIASDYREFMIEVVPVLSNSASSRLEIADDEEEVN comes from the coding sequence ATGGATAACGTAACAATCAAAAGTATCGAGCTTGAAGGTATTCATCAGCGATATGATTTGAATATAAATTTTTTTGATAGTTTGAATGTTTTACATGGGCAAAATGGTACAGGGAAATCTACGTTAGTTCATATTTTGGCTAACTTGGCAAATTGCGATTTTTTACGGTTTATATATCTGGATTTTAAAAGCATTATTGTGGGTTACTCTAGTGGGTTGCGGTTGGGGATTTTCAAGTCTGAGGGTGAGAATACCTATAGAATCAGGAATCTAAACTCTTTATTTGATCCCGGATTTATCTTTTTTACCGAAGAAGCTTTAAAGTCTTTAGCTATGACTGAAGAAGATAAAGCTCCTTCTCGCGAATATGTTTCAGAGTTGACAGCGCGATTAGGAGTATTTGTTGAGAAAAATGGAATACCCCGGATAAAAACATCTTATTTTCCTGCGTTTAGAACTATGCTGGAAGCTTGGTCAAGTCAGTTTGAGGAGGATTTTAGGCGTTTCGGAAGAACATCTTCTTATTCGATTCCAACTCAAAAGGTTACGGCTTTCGCACGGAATTTATTTGGGAAGTTTCTTCCGGTGATTAACTATCCGTCGCCATTAAGTATTGAACATAATTTGCGGGAGGAGATTAGAGATGCTCACCTTAAAATAGCAAGATATGAAAGCTCGGTGTTTTCCGAGTCTTTTGTCAAGGTTTTTTCAGCGATTTTGAGTGATGAGGAAGGTACGGCTCAGGAAGCCGAAAGACTGCTGGAAGAAATCTCGGAACTGACTACCGAGACGGCATTGAACAAGTTGGCGAATTTGGAGGGGCCTTCGCACACCTATGGGCAATTGCAAAATTTGGTTGGAAAAAGTAGGGAGTCGAAAGAGCTCGCAAGTTCCGCGACAGGGGCGTTAAAAGTTTATCGTGACGCACTTAAGGAGCGACGAGATTTTCAAGCTAGTATCTTTGCGAAAATTGATAAGTATTTTGATGCAGTAAATGCTTTTCTTGAGCAAAAAGAGCTTCACTATGTACCCGACTCAAGTAGACGGGTGCCGAAAGTCGGGCTTAAGTTTAAGGATGGTGCGTGGAGCAGCATTAGGGTGATGTCCTCTGGTGAGCGGCAGTTGCTCACAATGTTATATGCTGTGACCAAAATGAGTTCTGATTCATTGGTTTTAATTGATGAGCCTGAATTATCCTTGCACATAGATTGGCAAGAAGAGCTCCTTTCGAAAATGATGGGGCAACTTGGTGGTCGACAAATAATTGTATGCACTCACTCCCCTTCCATAGCATCAGACTATAGGGAGTTTATGATAGAAGTCGTTCCGGTTTTGTCGAACTCTGCTAGCTCTCGCCTCGAGATTGCTGATGATGAGGAGGAGGTGAACTAA
- a CDS encoding DUF4435 domain-containing protein codes for MELKYDISEYIAMARMSSKIRVLVEGKDDRGHVLNLLKILAPRLRIKVDIAVDILGECNATRSNNRAKIEGIHLQCKAASTHRKLFFLCDREFRNFTIENEIKDLSVVHEVDGNLSWTLGHSIENYFLSPYMLSEGFRFLSGSGSKDAALRLFNDCFDDSIRKIAAVTLAAKVLNCANYPASIVKWHNVAFEGGVIDLGFRNEPVQDEFMEKFVNIYEGFLVVVDNTDIDICTRLCRGHTAVLLLQRLYAASLYFAGKEEDDDAARYDANLFSNVPESSLSAALSEAWIRKVSEGGKFYPLPLVDSVISVA; via the coding sequence ATGGAGTTGAAATACGATATCTCTGAATACATAGCTATGGCGAGAATGAGTTCTAAAATTCGCGTTTTGGTTGAGGGCAAGGATGATAGGGGGCATGTTTTAAACTTGCTGAAAATACTTGCGCCAAGACTAAGGATTAAAGTTGATATTGCTGTTGATATTTTAGGGGAGTGTAATGCTACCAGGTCTAATAATCGCGCAAAGATTGAAGGTATTCATTTGCAGTGTAAGGCGGCAAGCACCCATCGTAAATTGTTTTTCTTATGTGATAGAGAGTTTCGAAATTTTACTATTGAGAATGAAATAAAGGATCTTAGTGTGGTGCATGAGGTAGATGGGAATTTATCATGGACTTTAGGTCACTCTATTGAGAATTATTTTTTAAGTCCTTACATGTTAAGTGAAGGATTTAGATTTTTAAGTGGTTCGGGGAGTAAGGATGCGGCTCTTCGTCTCTTTAATGATTGTTTTGATGATTCGATAAGGAAAATTGCTGCAGTAACATTAGCGGCGAAAGTGTTAAATTGTGCGAATTATCCGGCAAGTATTGTTAAGTGGCATAATGTTGCTTTTGAAGGTGGTGTAATAGATCTAGGGTTTCGAAATGAACCTGTGCAGGACGAGTTTATGGAAAAATTTGTCAATATTTATGAGGGTTTTTTGGTCGTGGTAGATAATACTGATATCGACATTTGTACTCGTTTATGTCGTGGGCACACTGCTGTCTTATTGCTCCAGCGATTGTATGCTGCTAGCTTGTACTTTGCAGGTAAAGAGGAAGACGATGATGCTGCTAGATATGATGCAAATCTATTTAGCAATGTCCCTGAGTCAAGCTTATCTGCTGCGCTGTCGGAAGCCTGGATCAGAAAGGTTTCTGAGGGTGGTAAGTTCTATCCCCTCCCTCTTGTCGACTCAGTTATTTCCGTAGCTTAG
- a CDS encoding MFS transporter: MSTHQTLGHVLPARSAAKMEAAMAVGAFAIGTGEFAIMGLMPDIAQNLGLSEPQVGHAISAYALGVMVGAPLLAILGAKLLRKHMLLLLMGLYALGNFATAFTPSFSSLVAFRFISGLPHGAYFGIAAVVASSMVPTDKRAGAVARVMMGLTLAMLLGNPIATFLGQHLGWRSAFGLVSVIALCTIALVWQFVPHRHDEERSDPRKEMRAFTKPQVWMALSIGAIGFAGMFCVFSYLAPTMLEVTKVSPQWIPFGLAAFGVGGIIGNIAGGKLFDRLQFRAVGLILVWSIAVLLFFPFAASSLWGVLLSMGLVGTMVALAAPLQIRLMDIAHEAPSLAAASNHAAFNLANALGPWFGGMAITAGLGWTSTGYIGAVTALIGLGLYLIARRMKGGH, translated from the coding sequence ATGTCTACCCACCAAACACTCGGGCACGTGCTGCCTGCGCGCAGTGCCGCCAAAATGGAAGCGGCCATGGCCGTGGGCGCTTTCGCAATCGGTACCGGCGAATTCGCCATCATGGGTTTGATGCCCGACATCGCCCAGAACCTGGGCTTGAGCGAACCCCAGGTGGGCCACGCCATCAGCGCCTACGCGCTGGGCGTCATGGTCGGTGCCCCGCTGCTGGCCATCCTCGGCGCCAAGCTACTGCGCAAACATATGCTGCTGTTGTTGATGGGCCTGTATGCCCTGGGCAACTTCGCCACGGCGTTTACTCCGAGCTTCAGCTCATTGGTGGCCTTCCGCTTTATCAGCGGCCTGCCCCACGGTGCTTACTTCGGCATCGCCGCCGTCGTCGCCTCCAGCATGGTGCCCACCGACAAACGCGCCGGCGCCGTGGCCCGGGTAATGATGGGCCTGACCCTGGCCATGCTGCTGGGCAACCCCATCGCCACCTTCCTCGGCCAACACCTGGGCTGGCGCTCGGCGTTCGGGCTGGTGAGCGTGATTGCCCTGTGCACCATCGCCCTCGTCTGGCAGTTCGTGCCGCACCGCCACGATGAAGAACGTAGTGACCCACGCAAGGAAATGCGCGCCTTCACCAAACCGCAGGTGTGGATGGCGTTGTCCATTGGTGCGATTGGTTTTGCCGGGATGTTCTGCGTATTCAGCTACCTGGCGCCGACCATGCTGGAAGTGACCAAAGTCTCGCCGCAGTGGATCCCCTTCGGCCTCGCCGCGTTTGGCGTGGGTGGGATCATCGGCAACATCGCTGGCGGCAAGCTGTTTGACCGCCTGCAATTTCGCGCGGTGGGTTTGATATTGGTGTGGTCGATTGCGGTGTTGCTGTTCTTCCCCTTTGCGGCGTCGTCACTGTGGGGCGTGCTATTGAGCATGGGCCTGGTCGGCACCATGGTGGCCTTGGCTGCGCCGTTGCAGATCCGCCTGATGGACATTGCGCACGAGGCACCGAGCCTGGCGGCCGCGTCCAACCACGCGGCGTTCAACCTGGCGAATGCACTGGGGCCGTGGTTTGGCGGTATGGCGATTACGGCGGGGTTGGGCTGGACCAGCACTGGGTACATCGGCGCAGTGACGGCGCTGATCGGCCTGGGCCTCTACCTGATTGCCCGGCGCATGAAAGGCGGCCACTAA